Below is a window of Desulfarculaceae bacterium DNA.
GTTTTGGGACAGCCGGGGGGGCGAGGCCGGGGCGCTTTTGGCCCAGGCCGAGGCCATGGCCGCCGTGCTGGCCCACCGGGGCCCGGACGACGCCGGGGCCTGGGCCGATCCCGGCGCGGGCCTGGCCCTGGGCCACCGCCGCTTGTCCATCATCGACCTCTCCCCCGCCGGGGCCCAGCCCATGGCCAGCCATGACGGCCGCTGGCATTTGGCCTACAACGGCGAGATATACAACTTCCCGGAGATCAAAGCGCGCCTGGAGGCCGAGGACCCGTCCCTGGCCCGCGCCTGGCGGGGGCACTCGGACACCGAGGTTCTGCTCGCCGCCTTTACCCGCTGGGGGGTGGAGGCCACGCTAAAGGCCACGGCGGGCATGTTCGCCCTGGCCCTGTGGGACGCGGCCGAGCGCCGCCTTTTTCTGGCCCGCGACCGTTTGGGCAAGAAGCCCCTGTACTACGGCTGGCAAGGCCCGGCCCTGCTCTTCGCCTCGGAGACCGGCGCGCTCAGGGCCCATGAGGCCTTCCGCGCCGAGGTGGATCGCGAGGCCCTGGCCCTGTACCTGATGCGGGGCAATGTGCCCGCGCCCCGAAGCATCTATTCCGGCATCGCCAAGCTGCCCCCCGGCTGCTACCTGGCCATTGACCAGGCCGCGCCCGGCCGTTTGCCCGCGCCCCGGCCCTACTGGTCGGCCCTGGAGGCGGCCCAGAGGGGCCAGGCCGATCCCCTGCCAAGCGAACCCGAGGCCCTGGCCCGCTTGGAGGACGCCCTGCTCACTGCGGTGCGCGGCCGCCTCATCTCCGACGTGCCCCTGGGCGCGCTGCTTTCCGGCGGGGTGGACTCCTCCCTGGTCACCGCGCTCATGGCCGAGGCCAGCCCCGCGCCGGTGAAGAGCTTTTGCATCGGCTTTGGCAGCGCGGTGCACGACGAGGCCCCCTACGCCAAGGCGGTGGCCGGGCATTTGGGCACCCAGCACACCGAGCTCTATCTGGAGCCCGCCAAGGCCCTGGAGCTGGTTCCCGCCCTGCCCGATGTGTACGGCGAGCCATTTGCCGATTCCTCGGCCCTGCCCACCCTGCTGGTCTCGGCCCTGGCCCGGCAGCGGGTCACGGT
It encodes the following:
- the asnB gene encoding asparagine synthase (glutamine-hydrolyzing), whose product is MCGIAGFWDSRGGEAGALLAQAEAMAAVLAHRGPDDAGAWADPGAGLALGHRRLSIIDLSPAGAQPMASHDGRWHLAYNGEIYNFPEIKARLEAEDPSLARAWRGHSDTEVLLAAFTRWGVEATLKATAGMFALALWDAAERRLFLARDRLGKKPLYYGWQGPALLFASETGALRAHEAFRAEVDREALALYLMRGNVPAPRSIYSGIAKLPPGCYLAIDQAAPGRLPAPRPYWSALEAAQRGQADPLPSEPEALARLEDALLTAVRGRLISDVPLGALLSGGVDSSLVTALMAEASPAPVKSFCIGFGSAVHDEAPYAKAVAGHLGTQHTELYLEPAKALELVPALPDVYGEPFADSSALPTLLVSALARQRVTVALSGDGGDELFGGYERYAWAPRLLGLKRRLGLLAPGLAWALSAGGERLAGPLISAAMPLLPARLRKQNPADNLHRLGAALGAKDGVALYDQLLTLWAKPGELLRGAVSPQPYPGPAPALEGLVPRIMLRDAVSYLPDDILAKVDRASMAVSLELRCPLLDHRVFELAWRMPLQWKVGPEGGKLPLKKLLAARLPRELIERPKTGFGVPLAAWLRGPLKGWAEELLAPARLKAEGYLQPEPIAKAWREHSTGRRDWHHHLWVVLMFSAWLAAQNEPPASPSIPSL